TTTGCTCATTTAATCTAAACTTGCTGTGACTGCTATGGCTATTGACATGGAAGTTATCTGTGTTGGAAACGAGTTGCTCATCGGGAAAATCCCCAACACAAACGCGCATTGGCTAGCAAAACAAGCCACCCAGCTAGGCGTGAATGTAAAGCGAGTAACCGTAGTGCAAGACCTCATTGACGAAATAGCCAACTCTATTTGTGAAGCCATAGCACGCAAGCCGCGCTTCATAATCACTACAGGCGGTTTAGGACCAACCTTTGACGACAAAACACTCCAAGGCATCGCAAGAGCACTTAACCGCAAATTAGAAGTAAACCCAGCAGCCCTCGAAATGGTCAAACAAAGGATTATAGAATACGCGAAAAAACGGCAGATGCCAACAGAAACCGAGCTGACGCCGCCCAGAGTGAAGATGGCAACTTTTCCTGAAAAAACAGAACCAATAATCAATCCAATTGGAACTGCACCCGTAGCCAAAGCGAACGTAGACGACACAGTTCTGTTTGCTCTTCCAGGCGTGCCATCTGAAATGGAAGCAATTTTTACACAAACGATTAAACCATTACTTAAGGAAGCCGTCGGTTGCAACATGTTTTGTGAACAGAGCATTTTTGTAGAGGATATAATGGAGTCCCGTTTAGCCCCCTTAATCGATCAAGTAATGAGCGAAAATGAAGGAGTTTACATAAAATCTCACCCCATGTTAACCGAAATCAAACCCCGCATTGAGGCGCATCTAACAACCATTGCGTCACCAGAAGAAGAACCCGCTCGAAAAATCTTTAAGGCTGCAACTGAGCTTTGCCGTTTAATCGA
The nucleotide sequence above comes from Candidatus Bathyarchaeota archaeon. Encoded proteins:
- a CDS encoding molybdopterin-binding protein, with protein sequence MAIDMEVICVGNELLIGKIPNTNAHWLAKQATQLGVNVKRVTVVQDLIDEIANSICEAIARKPRFIITTGGLGPTFDDKTLQGIARALNRKLEVNPAALEMVKQRIIEYAKKRQMPTETELTPPRVKMATFPEKTEPIINPIGTAPVAKANVDDTVLFALPGVPSEMEAIFTQTIKPLLKEAVGCNMFCEQSIFVEDIMESRLAPLIDQVMSENEGVYIKSHPMLTEIKPRIEAHLTTIASPEEEPARKIFKAATELCRLIEQNNGKAQFQQ